A stretch of the Leishmania infantum JPCM5 genome chromosome 30 genome encodes the following:
- a CDS encoding putative heat shock 70-related protein 1, mitochondrial precursor, which produces MFARRVCGSAAASAARLARHESQKVQGDVIGVDLGTTYSCVATMDGDKARVLENSEGFRTTPSVVAFKGSEKLVGLAAKRQAITNPQSTFYAVKRLIGRRFEDEHIQKDIKNVPYKIVRAGNGDAWVQDGNGKQYSPSQIGAFVLEKMKETAENFLGHKVSNAVVTCPAYFNDAQRQATKDAGTIAGLNVIRVVNEPTAAALAYGMDKTKDSLIAVYDLGGGTFDISVLEIAGGVFEVKATNGDTHLGGEDFDLALSDYILEEFRKTSGIDLSKERMALQRVREAAEKAKCELSSAMETEVNLPFITANADGAQHIQMHISRSKFEGITQRLIERSIAPCKQCMKDAGVELKEINDVVLVGGMTRMPKVVEEVKKFFQKDPFRGVNPDEAVALGAATLGGVLRGDVKGLVLLDVTPLSLGIETLGGVFTRMIPKNTTIPTKKSQTFSTAADNQTQVGIKVFQGEREMAADNQMMGQFDLVGIPPAPRGVPQIEVTFDIDANGICHVTAKDKATGKTQNITITANGGLSKEQIEQMIRDSEQHAEADRVKRELVEVRNNAETQLTTAERQLGEWKYVSDAEKENVKTLVAELRKAMENPNVAKDDLAAATDKLQKAVMECGRTEYQQAAAANSGSTSNSGEQQQQQGQGEQQQQQNSEEKK; this is translated from the coding sequence ATGTTCGCTCGTCGTGTGTGCGgaagcgctgcggcgtcggctgcgCGCCTGGCGCGCCACGAGTCGCAGAAGGTGCAGGGCGACGTGATTGGCGTGGACCTGGGCACGACGTACAGCTGCGTGGCGACGATGGACGGCGACaaggcgcgcgtgctggagaACTCTGAGGGCTTCCGGACGACGCCGTCTGTTGTGGCGTTCAAGGGCAGCGAGAAGCTTGTGGGGCTtgcggcgaagcggcaggCGATCACGAACCCGCAGTCGACGTTCTATGCTGTGAAGCGGCTGATCGGGCGCCGGTTCGAGGACGAGCACATCCAGAAGGACATCAAGAACGTGCCGTACAAGATCGTGCGCGCCGGGAACGGTGACGCGTGGGTGCAGGACGGGAACGGGAAGCAGTACTCGCCGTCGCAGATCGGCGCGTTcgtgctggagaagatgaaggagacggcggagAACTTCCTGGGGCACAAGGTGAGCAACGCCGTCGTGACGTGCCCGGCGTACTTCAacgacgcgcagcgccaggcgACGAAGGACGCGGGGACGATTGCGGGCCTGAACGTGATCCGCGTGGTGAACGAGccgactgctgcggcgcttgcgTACGGCATGGACAAGACGAAGGACAGCCTGATCGCGGTGTACGACCTCGGTGGCGGCACGTTCGATATCTCCGTGCTGGAGATCGCTGGCGGCGTGTTcgaggtgaaggcgacgaACGGCGACACGCACCTTGGCGGCGAGGACTTCGACCTGGCGCTGTCGGACTACATCCTGGAGGAGTTCCGCAAGACGAGCGGGATCGACCTGAGCAAGGAGcggatggcgctgcagcgcgtgcgcgaggccgcggagaaggcgaagtGCGAGCTGTCGTCTGCGATGGAGACGGAGGTGAACCTGCCGTTCATCACTGCaaacgccgacggcgcgcagcacatccaGATGCACATCAGCCGTAGCAAGTTCGAGGGCATCACGCAGAGGCTGATCGAGCGGTCGATTGCGCCGTGCAAGCAGTGCATGAAGGACGCTGGTGTGGAGCTGAAGGAGATCAACGACGTTGTGCTTGTTGGCGGCATGACGCGCATGCcgaaggtggtggaggaggtgaagaagtTCTTCCAGAAGGACCCGTTCCGCGGCGTGAACCCCGACGAGGCTGTGGCGCTTGGCGCTGCGACGCtgggcggcgtgctgcgcggcgacgTGAAGGggcttgtgctgctggacgtgacgccgctgtcgctgggCATTGAGACGCTCGGCGGCGTGTTCACGCGCATGATCCCGAAGAACACGACGATCCCGACGAAGAAGAGCCAGACGTTCTCGACTGCGGCGGACAACCAGACGCAGGTGGGGATCAAGGTGTTCCAGGGCGAGCGCGAGATGGCTGCGGACAACCAGATGATGGGCCAGTTCGACCTGGTGGGCATcccgcccgcgccgcgcggcgtgccgcagATTGAGGTGACGTTCGACATCGACGCGAACGGCATCTGCCACGTGACGGCGAAGGACAAGGCGACGGGCAAGACGCAGAACATCACGATCACGGCGAACGGCGGGCTGTCGAAGGAGCAGATCGAGCAGATGATCCGCGACTCGGAGCAGCACGCGGAGGCCGACCGCGTGAAGCGCGAGCTTGTGGAGGTGCGCAACAACGCGGAGACGCAGCTGACAacggcggagaggcagcTCGGCGAGTGGAAGTACGTGAGCGatgcggagaaggagaacgTGAAGacgctggtggcggagctgcgcaaggcgATGGAGAACCCGAACGTCGCGAAGGATGACCTTGCGGCTGCGACGGACAAGCTGCAGAAGGCTGTGATGGAGTGCGGCCGCACAGAGTACCAgcaggctgccgcggccaactccggcagcaccagcaactccggtgagcagcagcagcagcagggccaaggtgagcagcagcagcagcagaacagcGAAGAGAAGAAGTAG